The segment taatatatttcatgacCTTTCTTCTTCCGCTGTGTTTGGTTTCGACATTTGCATTGTTCAATTAAAGTATTACAAACCTCATCTTCCTCGGCCTTTTCTTGGTCCTCCTTGGCCATTTTTTTGTCCTCAGGCATCAAGTCATCCAACCATTTCAATTCTCTTTGTGAAAAGATGTACTCAAACAGTTTCCTTACAATGCAGGTACCCAAGACctaaacaaaataaaagtatTAGTTTCTTGAAATACAAAGTTCTTAACTTTGGTATTTGCCATAAATTCCTGGAATGTCTTAATTCGCGGGAACAAGAAGTATACATACCATAACCGGGAACAAGATGGAAATAGATTTGATCATTTTCACAACCCACAGAACGGCAAGAGATACTATTTGAAACAAGGTGAAGAGATGGACACGCTTGATTGGAACGTGACGAAGGTACATATGGTCAGGCTGGTACTTCTTGGGCATTGCAATAAGAGCTATACGGTCTACGAACTGCGAAGGAAATGTTGACAATAGTTTATGACTAttactgaatttgaaatattttgattaaaatatttttaacatttgAGCACATTTTACTTATCAATGAATAATGAAATGGTTGTAAAGCTATTTATAGTTCACCTGCATTCCTTTTAATGCAGCAACACCCATGTACATGAATACTCCGTACAGAACAGGCATAGGGATAACCTGGAGGATAAATAAGATTACATATCTGGCGAATACAACCAATGTTCAAATGATTGATACATGTTTGTTATTGTGTAGCGTACCTTCAGAATTTTGGTCATGAAGACAGAAAGACCGCTTAGAATACCGACAACCAAAGCTGTCACACGCTGTTCTCTGAAAACAAGGGCATGGAATTAGACGCGTGTGGTTATTTTTTTCTGTAAGGAGAAAGACACCAAAATAACTTTATTAAATGACTTACCTGCATCCCAAGAAAACGGGTTTTTCTCCGGGAGCAGTGCTTTCAGATTCTTTTTTCAAACTCATGATGTGGGCCAGAGCAGACACGGTGGCAGCGACGTACCAGGGAAGACCAAAGAGGGAGCAAATCAACACGCACACACCAACCACAAACATATCCAAGTGGTAGCCATTGCCTTTCTGTTAAAAGTCAATGCATTTCAAAGACTTATGTTAAACATAagaaattatttataaaaaacTATGTTTCAAGGAACGGCATAGTATTAGATAGGGAtagaatattattattatacagtaTTAGATAGGGAtagaatattattattatatagtaTTAGATAGGGatataatactattattataTAGTATTAGATAGGGAtagaatattattattatacagtaTTAGATAGGGatataatactattattataGTATCGAATTTATTTTAACCTAAAGTATAAATTGTGAtgtttttactaaataaatcgTTTTTGTCGATACCATACACCAAGCATATGCTTCATTTGATATTGTGCACGAAGAATGTGTGTAAGGATATTGCAGGGGTAATCTTTAACTACATTTAGTGAGTATGAGTGACGATTTGTAGGAATAATAGCTATCATTAAAACTACCTTTAGTTTGTTCTCTTTCCTGTTGACAATGACCGCTGTGATCTGCTGATCAAGGAAAATCAAAATAGTGGATAGAAACGCGGGAACGATTGCGACTAGGATGACCCACCACGGGTTTTTGTCACTGATAGGATTGATGAACCAAGAACGTCCTGGTTTGGTAGGCTGTAATGGGAATGGTTTCAACGTTATGATAATGCTCTTGGTTACTATGAAAAAAAGATCCTTTTTATATTCTCTTTTGTACTATAAACTTACAGAAAATTTTTCTGGTACTTCTAACTTGGGAGTGCCAATTCCTATGGCAATGTCAAGGCCAACCATAACGATGATGGCAATCAGGACAGCAAAATCGCTAACTATTTGACGAACCTACAAAGACAAAAGACTGAATACGAAGATCTTTGGAAAATGATTATCAAGTGTTGTTTGGTTTACACAGTTCATGCTGCAAACACTATCGATCAATGTACTTTCTTtctctttgaaataaaaatatatatgcttACAAAGGTTGGAAAATATCCACTGGTCTTAAATTCTTTCAGACTTGTAGCAAGGAAGTAGGTACCGAAGAACAGAATGATGGATAGGAAGAAAACGTCAGCAACGTATGGGTGGGAGGCACAGTCAGGTCCGACCATGGTGCCGTTGTATAGCTTGCACATCTCCTCGCTCAAGGAAGCGTAGTCCATGGAGGTAGAGTTCATGAAACTCATTGTTGTGGCCTCTTGTACAGCGTATGCAGGACCAGCTCCAAGTGCAAGATCAGTGGTATTAAAGTACGTAGCGTTATCTGGAGGCGTTAGTATGCACGAGCAGTTAAAATGAAACTCGTCTTCCGGGCTGAGATTAACGGGATATAACTTCGTGATTCCAATGACTTTTTTGATAGCTTCGTAAATGAAGATAATGGCAATCAAGCATGCAAAACTTTCCTCCGTAAATCTCGTGATGTACCGTACGAGAGCACTAAGGTCAAAGGCCACTACAAGCATGATGATAACCGTTGTCCATATACCTGTCCATGCTCGGACAGGCATATAATCCCATCCTTGATCCCtgcattaaaattatttttatgaacaATTGATCATCTTTAAAACACTTTTTACCAAATCATTTACCAGAATTCgtcaattttctttttaaatatacgCACATACAAAAACTGTAGACTATCATTTCCAAAACCAACATTGGACCAGTACTACCAAGGATGTTAAGTGGTTGACCAGCGAAGAGAGCAAAGAGAATACCGACGATAGCTGCTGTCAGAATGCATTCCATGGTGCCCTGTACAAAATGATAGTACATTTTTATATGTGAAACGACAAGACGTTAAACACTATATGGAAACCATGGATAAAGTCGATAAGAATAAAAggattgttatttttttttaaaatcgtgCGAATGTACTTGTATACCAGTATGTAAACAACAAAATTACTGGTGTAAGTATACCATGTATTGGTTTGTTGCCAATCCTAGAAGACCTCCGAATGTAACGTTAGGTGTTAGAGTAGCCAGGTAGAGATAGAGGGTGGAAGCCACACACTGGATATGTAGGCAGTCCTTAAAGTCGCTGGCGTACCACGGGATCTTTCGTTTGACGTCTTCTATCAACCCTCCAAAGAGTCTAGAATTAAGACAAAGTTATTGTTATTGACAGATTTCAATACGAACTCTTGGCATGGATCTATGAAAGATGCCGCATATAGATCTGCAGGACTGGTTAGTTCTGGAGTGATACTTCCGGGTATTAGAGAAAGTACAGCGCATGTTTACCTTCCGGTTCTCTGTAATGTCGGGTCAGCATGACATTCTTCCTCTTCAACTTGTTCTGCTGCTACTTTCGGACCCTCGGGCACCCTGGCATTTTGTTTTCGCGGATCCTGTcaaaaatttataataaatatacattattgAACTATATATTACGTGTATATCTTGACGATAACTAAGTGTTCATCAACATCCTTTAAAATTCTATATAAAGCTTTGCTTACCTGAGATGGTACTTTATCAGGGGGTTCTATTCTGATTTTGGGGTCCCATTCCCCAGGAGGTAAAACCGTGACCTGGTCCAGAAACTCGTCAATTCCTGACAGAATATCTTGCCTGTTTTTAGCTCGGAATGCTACTTCCCTAAACACctagaaaataaagaattacgATTACTGACAAGTTATTAACCAATAGTATAAAATCTTCCATTTCTATAATGACTGCATTATTCAACAGACCAAGTAAATATCAAGTACCTCATCGACCATGAGGGTAGACATGGAACGTCCCATCTCTACATTTTTGTTTTGGCTTCCAGGAGGTCCCAAGAGGAGAAAGATGAACCTTGTAGGTAGAGGGACCTCAGTCATGTCCCCTATAGACCTAGCTTCGGTCAATCTTACAAAGGCTGTGATTTGGTACTTCAGACAATCCAACTCTCCCACCAAAATATTAGCAGCTTCTGCGCCATCAGGGATCTTTTTCATAAACTGTTGATTCAACTGTAAAGCAAACAACCAATCATGACAATCTGTGTAAATAAGGTAATCTCTCTTTCGATATTTCAATAATTCGTGGTATTGTTTCAATACAGAGCAACATGTAAGAATTGCAACTGGTCCTTTTACCTTTGCACTAGACGCAGATTCGTTTAACATTTCACCAATATTTTCAGGAACACTAGTTGGATTTCTGTTTAATTTTGCTGCGCTGTCTGTAAATAAAACGtggtcatatatatatagatatatatatatatatgtaaaacttatatggtaccaattttgatgcaccagatgcacatttcgacaaataatgtctcttcagcgatgctcaaccgaaatgtttgaaatccaaaataactatgaagttttggagctaaatatagccaaaaacagcgtgccaaaaaagtggagccaaattcgtccaaggataagagctatgcaccagggagataatccttaattttgaaatgaatttctaaattttataacagttattaaatatacatccgtattttcaagctagtaacgaagtactaagctactgggctgtagatatatatatatatatatatatatatatatatatatatatatatataaatatatatatatatatatataatgttttgaTACTGAACATCCATTTAAATAAAGTTAGACGTTAAAACACATCAGATATCAGACAACTAACGTACCGCGAGATctgaaagacatttgactagaAAAGTTTCTCTTCATGGAACGCTTTCGGAAGTCCGCCATTGATTCATGTTCTGTTGGCATCATGCTGCGCCTGCGCTTTTGGTGTTGATGGGCGTGGTTTGCTATGATTGCCGCCCTAACGTTGTCACGAAGGTTGCTTTCGAGAAGTTTGGCATTGATCAGTTGATCGATTATGAGGTCTAAATGGAAtacatttcaaaagaaattatacatgcaaactgaataaaattttaatgttgAATTATATGATATATCGTACATTAATATTCTAGTGCATAAAACTTGGACAATGCTTTCATGTAGTTTTAGTATCAAAACTTTTGTGTGAAAAACAATGCTGATCATTCATATTTAACACAAGTCTTACCAGCAACCTGGGTGATGTGAAAGGCGTCCATGTCCAGCATCACGGCCCCCATTAATAGGGAAGACCGGAGCTCGAACAGAGAATGTAGCGAAAGTGAGGCAACGTGTGGTTTAGACCAACGCTCTCCTCCATCTTCTACATCTTCCTCGTATTTCACCCACCTAAAATAACAACAGGCCAATATTAAGTCATATGATTAGTCATCAAAAATGTTTGCTATACTTAACTAGTTTATGTCACTTCTCATGGCAAACCAGATTCCTGGGTTGAATAAACTACATAAGATTCATCGGCACTCTACCGCTCATTTTGAATCGCAAAGGAagacattttgttatttcataGTGACCTTAGTTCTGAACATCTTgtaacatgaaaggtgaagataatgagcagtgatcaatttcatagacccaataagcaatacaaaatagatagttgggtaaacatggacccctggacacaccagaggtgggagcttGGTAAAAGTGTTACCTTGCTGTTTCTCTCCATTGGTACTCATTGAGGGCAGTATAAAGGGTGTCCATCTGACAAAAGACGAAGTGGCTCTCCTCATTCTCGCCAATAAGTTGTTGGATGTGTTCACTTGGCGACATGGAAGCTATAAATTGTAAACGAGAATAAGCATACACCATGCAGTGTATATGTAACCAAGTACATTCTGTATTTCTGTGTGTTTTCCTTCTCATCTCTTCAATACATACCACAGCAACACCCGGGTATaacaagaatatatatatatatatatatatatatatatatatatatatatatatatataagcacaaaaccccaacaacaccctactttcttaaagtgtcggatctgagaagcgctaaacgtcttcgtgtatcttttaaaaaaattttttttgacct is part of the Ostrea edulis chromosome 2, xbOstEdul1.1, whole genome shotgun sequence genome and harbors:
- the LOC125679731 gene encoding sodium bicarbonate cotransporter 3-like isoform X1 is translated as MTDSNTEETVRDYGLSRNFSSDNFNTEASDAHRQMIGVRLPRRQQRPGRSSSSRRHREQNGYPKNSDTSNSNVPEVTTGLPASMSPSEHIQQLIGENEESHFVFCQMDTLYTALNEYQWRETARWVKYEEDVEDGGERWSKPHVASLSLHSLFELRSSLLMGAVMLDMDAFHITQVADLIIDQLINAKLLESNLRDNVRAAIIANHAHQHQKRRRSMMPTEHESMADFRKRSMKRNFSSQMSFRSRDSAAKLNRNPTSVPENIGEMLNESASSAKLNQQFMKKIPDGAEAANILVGELDCLKYQITAFVRLTEARSIGDMTEVPLPTRFIFLLLGPPGSQNKNVEMGRSMSTLMVDEVFREVAFRAKNRQDILSGIDEFLDQVTVLPPGEWDPKIRIEPPDKVPSQDPRKQNARVPEGPKVAAEQVEEEECHADPTLQRTGRLFGGLIEDVKRKIPWYASDFKDCLHIQCVASTLYLYLATLTPNVTFGGLLGLATNQYMGTMECILTAAIVGILFALFAGQPLNILGSTGPMLVLEMIVYSFCMDQGWDYMPVRAWTGIWTTVIIMLVVAFDLSALVRYITRFTEESFACLIAIIFIYEAIKKVIGITKLYPVNLSPEDEFHFNCSCILTPPDNATYFNTTDLALGAGPAYAVQEATTMSFMNSTSMDYASLSEEMCKLYNGTMVGPDCASHPYVADVFFLSIILFFGTYFLATSLKEFKTSGYFPTFVRQIVSDFAVLIAIIVMVGLDIAIGIGTPKLEVPEKFSPTKPGRSWFINPISDKNPWWVILVAIVPAFLSTILIFLDQQITAVIVNRKENKLKKGNGYHLDMFVVGVCVLICSLFGLPWYVAATVSALAHIMSLKKESESTAPGEKPVFLGCREQRVTALVVGILSGLSVFMTKILKVIPMPVLYGVFMYMGVAALKGMQFVDRIALIAMPKKYQPDHMYLRHVPIKRVHLFTLFQIVSLAVLWVVKMIKSISILFPVMVLGTCIVRKLFEYIFSQRELKWLDDLMPEDKKMAKEDQEKAEEDEKENLLEDNKKFNYGDRVNISEEVNKTGMWLQVRRSSTKGDDSIYHIKNDRNRKNMKNEENVEKKGQKAAFYFGENA
- the LOC125679731 gene encoding sodium bicarbonate cotransporter 3-like isoform X2, encoding MTDSNTEETVRDYGLSRNFSSDNFNTEASDAHRQMIGVRLPRRQQRPGRSSSSRRHREQNGYPKNSDTSNSTSMSPSEHIQQLIGENEESHFVFCQMDTLYTALNEYQWRETARWVKYEEDVEDGGERWSKPHVASLSLHSLFELRSSLLMGAVMLDMDAFHITQVADLIIDQLINAKLLESNLRDNVRAAIIANHAHQHQKRRRSMMPTEHESMADFRKRSMKRNFSSQMSFRSRDSAAKLNRNPTSVPENIGEMLNESASSAKLNQQFMKKIPDGAEAANILVGELDCLKYQITAFVRLTEARSIGDMTEVPLPTRFIFLLLGPPGSQNKNVEMGRSMSTLMVDEVFREVAFRAKNRQDILSGIDEFLDQVTVLPPGEWDPKIRIEPPDKVPSQDPRKQNARVPEGPKVAAEQVEEEECHADPTLQRTGRLFGGLIEDVKRKIPWYASDFKDCLHIQCVASTLYLYLATLTPNVTFGGLLGLATNQYMGTMECILTAAIVGILFALFAGQPLNILGSTGPMLVLEMIVYSFCMDQGWDYMPVRAWTGIWTTVIIMLVVAFDLSALVRYITRFTEESFACLIAIIFIYEAIKKVIGITKLYPVNLSPEDEFHFNCSCILTPPDNATYFNTTDLALGAGPAYAVQEATTMSFMNSTSMDYASLSEEMCKLYNGTMVGPDCASHPYVADVFFLSIILFFGTYFLATSLKEFKTSGYFPTFVRQIVSDFAVLIAIIVMVGLDIAIGIGTPKLEVPEKFSPTKPGRSWFINPISDKNPWWVILVAIVPAFLSTILIFLDQQITAVIVNRKENKLKKGNGYHLDMFVVGVCVLICSLFGLPWYVAATVSALAHIMSLKKESESTAPGEKPVFLGCREQRVTALVVGILSGLSVFMTKILKVIPMPVLYGVFMYMGVAALKGMQFVDRIALIAMPKKYQPDHMYLRHVPIKRVHLFTLFQIVSLAVLWVVKMIKSISILFPVMVLGTCIVRKLFEYIFSQRELKWLDDLMPEDKKMAKEDQEKAEEDEKENLLEDNKKFNYGDRVNISEEVNKTGMWLQVRRSSTKGDDSIYHIKNDRNRKNMKNEENVEKKGQKAAFYFGENA